In one Lolium rigidum isolate FL_2022 chromosome 3, APGP_CSIRO_Lrig_0.1, whole genome shotgun sequence genomic region, the following are encoded:
- the LOC124695914 gene encoding putative vesicle-associated membrane protein 726 — MGQPKKLVYSFVARGTVVLTDHAEVSGNFASVAAQCLQKLPTNNNRFSYNCDGHTFNYHVHDGFTYCVVATESAGRQLPVGFIERVKEDFTKKYSSGKARTAAANGLKREYGPKLKDHMKYCDLHPEEIDKLAKVKAQVSEVKGVMMQNIEKVLDRGEKIELLVDKTEDLRSQAQDFKKQGTKIRQKMWWENMKIKLIAFGIIIALILLIILTVCGDFHCW, encoded by the exons ATGGGGCAGCCCAAGAAGCTGGTCTACAGCTTCGTGGCGCGCGGCACCGTGGTGCTGACCGACCACGCCGAGGTCTCCGGCAACTTCGCCTCCGTCGCCGCGCAGTGCCTCCAGAAGCTCCCCACCAACAACAACCGCTTCAGCTACAACTGCGACGGCCACACCTTCAACTACCACGTCCATGACGGATTCA CATATTGTGTTGTGGCTACCGAGTCTGCTGGTCGGCAACTTCCAGTCGGCTTCATCGAGAGAGTTAAGGAAGATTTCACCAAGAAATACAGCAGCGGAAAAGCCAGAACTGCTGCTGCCAATGGCCTCAAACGAGAATATGG GCCTAAGCTTAAAGACCACATGAAGTACTGTGACCTGCACCCTGAGGAGATTGACAAGCTCGCGAAAGTGAAGGCTCAGGTTTCAGAGGTGAAGGGAGTAATGATGCAAAACATCGAAAAG GTACTAGATCGTGGTGAGAAAATTGAACTACTTGTCGATAAGACAGAGGATCTTCGCTCACAG GCACAAGATTTCAAGAAGCAAGGAACAAAGATACGACAGAAGATGTGGTGGGAGAACATGAAGATAAAGCTCATTGCTTTTGGCATCATTATCGCGCTGatcctcctcatcatcttgaCAGTTTGCGGCGACTTCCATTGCTGGTGA